Proteins encoded within one genomic window of Mycolicibacterium aubagnense:
- a CDS encoding MFS transporter, which produces MPAGLLPQISVDMGVSGATAGQFVSAYALGTVLAAIPITTATRGVSR; this is translated from the coding sequence ATGCCCGCTGGACTGCTCCCGCAGATCAGCGTGGACATGGGTGTATCCGGTGCCACGGCGGGTCAATTCGTCAGCGCGTATGCCCTGGGAACAGTGCTTGCGGCGATCCCGATCACCACTGCCACGCGTGGGGTGTCCCGCTAA
- a CDS encoding Imm61 family immunity protein, producing the protein MLADHVREDLDLEYLEIPWDAADVSSQFELSDMENGYRTLRRLDGHPVAAARDATLSQLRLVPLSHYLAFDLATLKRAFLAQDGAPLLSRGCYQTPVR; encoded by the coding sequence ATGCTGGCTGATCATGTTCGCGAAGACCTTGATCTGGAGTACCTCGAAATACCTTGGGACGCAGCCGACGTTTCGTCGCAGTTTGAGCTGAGCGACATGGAGAACGGGTATCGGACGCTACGCCGGCTCGATGGACATCCAGTTGCCGCGGCTCGCGATGCCACATTGAGCCAGCTGAGGCTGGTTCCGCTGTCCCACTACCTGGCGTTTGACTTGGCAACGCTGAAACGGGCGTTTCTGGCGCAAGACGGAGCTCCGCTGTTATCCCGTGGCTGCTATCAGACTCCGGTTCGATAG
- a CDS encoding YdcF family protein, protein MIRVASRTSAVAVTAAMIASGTATAEPSQTAASPTSLTDAAFTRAAAGDRTGAQAAIDALPRDRAAQVVAIIANVDAALNFPLTDQVPSGIVPGAAVVILGFGLEPDGSLRSGLVDRLRQGLSVAQAYPDLPVVVSGGNPRGGHTEASAMRDWLIEAGLPPRRILIEGTSTATATNAINTAALLRNSGITAGAVLVTSPDHLRRAVADFLVAGVTLQSVLACPGADAVPGPTERAAIYTDARRVAGI, encoded by the coding sequence ATGATCCGAGTCGCCAGCCGAACCTCTGCGGTAGCAGTGACAGCTGCAATGATTGCTTCCGGAACAGCCACGGCGGAGCCATCACAAACCGCCGCATCTCCTACATCACTCACCGATGCAGCGTTCACGCGTGCAGCCGCCGGCGACCGCACGGGAGCCCAGGCGGCGATCGACGCACTCCCCCGTGACCGCGCTGCGCAGGTCGTAGCGATCATCGCCAATGTCGACGCTGCGCTGAATTTTCCGCTCACCGATCAAGTCCCGAGCGGCATCGTCCCTGGTGCCGCGGTGGTGATCCTCGGTTTTGGGCTCGAGCCCGATGGGTCGCTGCGGAGCGGATTGGTTGATCGTCTACGTCAGGGCCTCTCAGTAGCGCAGGCGTACCCAGACCTGCCTGTCGTGGTTTCCGGTGGCAATCCTCGAGGCGGGCACACTGAAGCATCCGCGATGCGTGACTGGTTGATCGAAGCTGGACTACCGCCCCGGCGCATCCTGATTGAAGGCACGTCAACAGCAACTGCAACCAACGCCATTAACACCGCTGCGCTACTGAGGAATTCAGGCATCACAGCTGGCGCAGTGCTGGTCACGTCGCCGGATCACCTGCGCCGCGCCGTTGCTGACTTCCTGGTCGCCGGCGTCACTCTGCAGTCGGTGTTGGCCTGTCCTGGTGCTGATGCCGTTCCCGGTCCGACTGAGCGCGCTGCGATCTACACCGATGCTCGTCGCGTGGCCGGAATATGA
- a CDS encoding DNA gyrase subunit A, whose protein sequence is MTVIEQNPDLVLNQSAEDYWNRYQLTFALYSVSDRAIPSAFDGLKPGQRRLLYQMHSSRLLPGNKPQKSSKVCSAVTGNLHPHGGASMYGAAALMAAEFQRVKVIDGQGAFPRIQGDIPAADRYTEMRLSAPGAALTAELDSHAVPMVDTFDGEWTEPVVLPARFPVLLCNGAVGIAEGWATKVPAHNPREVMAACRALLADPNLSDDALMELLPGPDWGCGATVVGSDGLREYVTTGRGAFTVRGTLSVDGKNVVITELPPGVASSTVQDRIRALVEGGELPGVVDMSDLTDRRNGLRIVVTIKRGHDPAQVRDQLLALTPLESTFAASLVALDGDRVPRWWSVRELISAFLSLRDSVVVRRSEYRLNKVVARRHLVAGLLAIHLDIDAAVTVIRGSDTVDDAREGLQARFSIDAEQADHVLALQLRKLTRLDVVELQSEAQKLDEEFAQLNELLSSADARRAVIDTELVSTAKLFDAAEFDRRTALDSDATPVFSGTDDDGGRERKVNSSWRLDDRGVFSDSHGELISSGVGWAVWTDGRVKFTDGKGLPFKTRDIPVAPDITGLVSSGVIAPGAHLALVTRRGKVLRIDPSTINPQGVAGNGVSGVKLTAGDSGDSVLAALPLTGTPGEAILSISEKGWKVTDAADIPVKGRGGAGVWFHPFVADEDALVSATASSAGFSRGGRAVRAENRAKASVKGTAAEITPAT, encoded by the coding sequence GTGACCGTCATCGAACAGAACCCGGACCTGGTACTCAACCAGAGCGCCGAAGACTACTGGAATCGGTACCAGTTGACGTTCGCGCTCTACAGCGTCAGCGACCGCGCCATCCCCTCCGCGTTCGACGGACTCAAGCCGGGCCAGCGTCGATTGCTATACCAGATGCACTCGTCTCGATTGCTGCCCGGCAACAAGCCACAGAAGTCCTCCAAAGTCTGCTCGGCTGTCACCGGCAATCTGCACCCGCACGGCGGCGCGTCAATGTATGGCGCCGCGGCGCTGATGGCCGCCGAGTTCCAGCGCGTGAAAGTCATTGACGGACAGGGCGCCTTCCCCCGAATCCAAGGCGACATCCCAGCTGCCGACCGGTACACCGAGATGCGGCTATCCGCGCCGGGAGCTGCCCTGACCGCCGAACTCGATAGTCACGCGGTGCCGATGGTGGACACTTTCGACGGAGAATGGACTGAACCCGTCGTTCTGCCGGCGCGGTTTCCAGTCCTACTGTGCAATGGTGCCGTCGGCATCGCCGAAGGCTGGGCCACCAAGGTGCCCGCGCACAATCCGCGTGAAGTGATGGCGGCGTGCCGCGCACTGCTGGCTGACCCGAACCTGTCCGATGACGCGCTGATGGAGCTTCTGCCCGGCCCCGACTGGGGTTGTGGCGCCACGGTGGTCGGCTCGGACGGGCTGCGCGAGTACGTCACCACCGGCAGGGGTGCATTCACCGTGCGCGGCACGCTGTCGGTCGACGGCAAGAACGTGGTGATCACTGAACTTCCTCCCGGCGTGGCCAGTTCCACTGTGCAGGACCGAATCCGGGCATTGGTCGAAGGCGGCGAATTGCCAGGGGTGGTCGACATGTCCGATCTGACCGACCGCCGCAACGGGCTGAGGATCGTCGTCACCATCAAACGCGGACATGACCCTGCACAGGTCCGCGACCAGCTGCTGGCGCTTACCCCGTTGGAGTCAACATTCGCCGCGAGCTTGGTGGCTCTCGATGGGGACCGGGTTCCGCGCTGGTGGTCGGTCCGCGAGCTGATCTCCGCATTCCTGTCTCTTCGTGATTCGGTTGTTGTGCGCCGCAGTGAATATCGCCTGAACAAGGTGGTTGCGCGCCGGCATCTGGTAGCCGGCCTGCTGGCGATCCACCTCGACATCGATGCTGCGGTCACGGTTATTCGCGGCTCCGACACAGTCGACGATGCTCGCGAGGGCCTGCAAGCGCGGTTCAGCATAGATGCGGAGCAGGCCGATCACGTGCTTGCGCTGCAGCTGCGCAAGCTGACTCGACTTGACGTAGTCGAATTGCAGTCCGAGGCGCAGAAGCTCGACGAAGAGTTCGCACAGCTCAATGAGCTGCTGTCTTCAGCTGATGCACGTCGAGCTGTGATCGACACCGAACTGGTGTCGACCGCAAAACTCTTCGACGCAGCTGAATTTGATCGCCGAACAGCTTTGGATTCTGACGCAACTCCGGTGTTCTCCGGCACAGATGACGACGGCGGTCGTGAGCGAAAAGTCAACTCCTCCTGGCGACTTGACGACCGGGGCGTTTTCTCCGACAGCCACGGCGAGTTGATCTCGTCCGGGGTGGGCTGGGCGGTGTGGACCGACGGCCGGGTCAAGTTCACCGACGGCAAAGGGCTGCCGTTCAAGACACGCGACATTCCCGTCGCCCCGGACATCACGGGTCTAGTCAGCTCCGGCGTCATCGCCCCTGGAGCGCATCTGGCGCTGGTCACCCGCCGCGGGAAGGTACTGCGCATCGATCCGTCGACGATAAACCCCCAGGGTGTTGCCGGCAACGGAGTGTCCGGCGTGAAGCTCACAGCTGGCGATTCGGGGGATTCGGTGTTGGCGGCACTGCCGCTCACTGGAACACCTGGCGAGGCGATCCTGTCGATTTCCGAGAAGGGCTGGAAAGTAACCGATGCCGCCGACATCCCGGTCAAAGGCCGCGGTGGTGCCGGTGTTTGGTTCCATCCGTTCGTCGCTGACGAAGACGCTCTGGTCTCTGCAACGGCATCTTCCGCAGGTTTCTCGCGCGGTGGTCGCGCTGTACGCGCCGAGAATCGGGCGAAAGCATCCGTGAAAGGCACTGCTGCAGAAATCACTCCGGCGACATGA
- a CDS encoding toprim domain-containing protein: protein MSYTAADITELDDVQHTRLRPAVNLGQDVLNTALRELVDNAIEEVADPSHGGSTVGITLHADGSVSVSDDGRGLPVDSDPVTGKNGIVKTLGTARAGGKFSAHADAAGTGAGLNGIGAAAAVFISLRTDVVVWRAGKTYVQSFGAGYPGVFEGTAFDPRANFTRADAQKLKGTGNGHPDSHGTTVRILFDPTVVPDSGIDIGEVLLRAHAAARMSPGVRLVVANEGWPLGDLPAQLMEPFIGPWSTDALLDLMCTANGAPTPGVRASVEGRGEYTTGRGATPFRWSLSAGPAEPTTVAAFCNTVRTPGGGSHLTAAVKGLSEALAERVSRIRDLGLSKGEDGPEAQDFAAVTALAVDTRAPDVSWDSQAKTTVSSRSLNLAMAPDVARSVTVWAANPANTETVTLWAKLALEAARARRSAEGAKARSRAAAKAKGLGTNLSMPAKLLPSKETGRGSGAELFLCEGDSALGTIKAARDATFQAAFPLKGKPPNVYGFTVTKARGKDEFDAIERILGCGIRDNCDPEQCRYDRILFASDADPDGGNINSSLISMFLDFYRPLVAAGMVYVTLPPLFVVKDGAQRVYCQDEAERDTAVARLRASSNRKVEVQRNKGLGEMDADDFWNTVLDPQRRTVIRVHPDDGANTLHHTLFGGPPEGRRSWMADAAARIDTATLDLD from the coding sequence GTGAGCTACACCGCCGCTGACATCACTGAATTAGACGATGTCCAACACACGCGATTGCGGCCAGCGGTGAATCTGGGTCAGGACGTACTCAACACGGCGCTACGCGAGCTGGTGGACAACGCGATTGAAGAGGTCGCCGATCCCAGTCACGGCGGATCAACCGTCGGCATCACGCTGCATGCCGACGGTTCCGTCAGCGTCTCTGATGACGGCCGCGGTCTTCCCGTCGACTCCGACCCCGTTACGGGCAAGAACGGCATCGTTAAGACCCTCGGCACTGCTCGGGCAGGCGGCAAGTTCTCCGCGCACGCCGACGCTGCCGGCACCGGAGCTGGGTTGAACGGAATCGGCGCGGCCGCAGCGGTGTTCATTTCGCTTCGCACGGACGTCGTTGTGTGGCGCGCAGGCAAGACCTACGTGCAGAGCTTCGGCGCCGGGTACCCCGGTGTGTTCGAGGGCACAGCCTTCGATCCCCGTGCAAACTTCACCCGCGCAGACGCGCAGAAGCTCAAAGGCACCGGTAACGGCCATCCCGACTCCCACGGAACGACGGTGCGCATCCTGTTCGATCCGACCGTGGTGCCCGACTCCGGTATCGACATCGGTGAAGTGCTGTTGCGGGCGCACGCCGCTGCGCGGATGTCCCCAGGCGTTCGATTGGTTGTGGCCAACGAAGGCTGGCCCCTCGGAGACCTCCCGGCTCAGCTGATGGAACCATTCATCGGGCCATGGAGCACCGATGCACTTCTGGACCTGATGTGCACCGCGAACGGCGCACCGACGCCGGGTGTGCGGGCATCGGTCGAGGGCCGCGGCGAATACACCACCGGACGCGGCGCTACTCCGTTCCGCTGGTCGCTGTCGGCCGGGCCAGCGGAGCCAACCACGGTGGCCGCGTTCTGTAACACGGTGCGTACGCCCGGCGGTGGATCGCACTTGACCGCAGCTGTGAAAGGGCTCTCCGAGGCGCTAGCTGAACGGGTGTCCCGGATCCGCGATCTAGGACTGTCCAAAGGTGAAGATGGCCCGGAGGCACAAGATTTCGCCGCTGTGACAGCGCTGGCCGTCGACACCCGCGCACCCGATGTGTCATGGGATTCGCAGGCCAAAACGACCGTCTCGTCACGGTCGCTGAACCTGGCGATGGCCCCAGACGTCGCACGTAGCGTCACCGTCTGGGCAGCCAACCCCGCCAACACCGAGACTGTGACTCTGTGGGCGAAGCTCGCTCTGGAAGCTGCCCGAGCGAGACGCAGCGCTGAGGGCGCCAAAGCCCGATCGCGCGCTGCGGCGAAAGCCAAAGGCCTCGGCACGAATCTGTCGATGCCCGCCAAACTGCTTCCCAGTAAAGAGACTGGACGGGGCTCGGGCGCCGAACTGTTTCTCTGCGAGGGTGATTCGGCGCTGGGCACCATCAAAGCCGCGCGCGATGCGACTTTCCAGGCGGCGTTTCCGCTGAAAGGCAAGCCGCCCAACGTCTACGGATTCACTGTCACCAAGGCTCGGGGAAAAGACGAGTTCGACGCGATCGAACGCATCCTGGGCTGCGGGATACGCGACAACTGCGACCCGGAACAGTGCCGCTACGACCGAATCCTCTTCGCCTCCGACGCCGACCCCGACGGCGGCAACATCAACTCCAGCCTCATCTCGATGTTCCTGGACTTCTACCGCCCGCTGGTCGCCGCTGGCATGGTCTACGTGACGCTCCCACCCCTGTTCGTGGTGAAAGACGGCGCCCAGCGCGTCTACTGCCAAGACGAGGCCGAACGCGACACAGCTGTGGCGCGCCTTCGTGCATCCTCCAACCGCAAAGTTGAAGTGCAGCGCAACAAAGGTCTCGGCGAGATGGACGCCGACGACTTCTGGAACACCGTGCTGGATCCGCAGCGGCGCACCGTGATTCGCGTACACCCCGACGACGGAGCCAACACGCTGCACCACACCTTGTTCGGTGGCCCACCTGAAGGCCGACGTAGCTGGATGGCAGACGCCGCTGCGCGCATCGACACCGCCACACTCGACCTCGACTAG
- a CDS encoding beta strand repeat-containing protein, giving the protein MLRTSVAAAAAAAVVVAPLPLAEQHHLLPTPHIATPTVRLTGISQSDIAALVNNLGGAMQLASSTVNGIATTADNTLGGALAATAAVNATVWSGLVAAAGGSRTPLGALLSALATSANSGMAQLNTTIGQIRSTAIVTSGDLTNLLTSVVTGSVSTALNAIANVVNNPLNMAAYIGLIDAPIGIAGLALQKAVQGVGAVTVGSVQIVGNLVTGVDNLIKNAVTTANTVIGTAASATGSDLVAGVITAVQSIVSAPIVASLDGISGLTSTAVTALDTTVTAAANGASSVIGTWLGSGTSTGAIAAALNTIASGPLTPQNYATALAVLAGAGFTTTATITNTARSLLSMPVTAAASLTTTAAAVFGDLANGLAGAGSGMMRAAGLPSLVYNLPYAAAGTIITAVNVAAGTTATVLHSLASAIDFANAVTGAAAVRPAAAATLPGPNVQSAAATETANEAGTASATREAKTSTTPKTADKSSTEGPPAGTATSVHVAEPANSTDAASTPKPETATSTPSTGTAEHTASVAGETAKTETGSSAVTAKSPSKTETGSSTSNTRSAGKAETGTISTTNTVGKSGTESGASTTRATGKAASNGNQHSTDSQSSTGGQHRAADGPKPSEHGSSASAHSGNSSH; this is encoded by the coding sequence TTGCTCCGCACTAGTGTGGCGGCGGCAGCGGCTGCCGCTGTCGTCGTGGCGCCATTACCGCTCGCCGAACAGCATCACCTGTTGCCAACACCGCACATCGCGACGCCGACAGTCCGTCTCACTGGAATCAGCCAGTCGGACATCGCCGCTTTGGTCAACAACCTTGGTGGCGCCATGCAGCTGGCATCGTCAACGGTGAACGGCATCGCCACCACAGCTGATAACACCCTCGGTGGGGCCCTTGCTGCGACCGCCGCGGTGAACGCAACCGTGTGGTCCGGCCTTGTCGCCGCGGCTGGAGGCTCACGCACCCCGCTCGGCGCTTTGTTGTCGGCCCTGGCGACATCAGCCAACAGCGGTATGGCTCAACTCAACACGACAATCGGCCAGATCAGAAGCACGGCCATCGTCACCTCTGGCGATCTCACCAACCTCCTGACATCGGTTGTCACCGGTTCAGTCAGCACCGCGTTGAACGCCATTGCCAACGTCGTCAACAATCCGTTGAACATGGCCGCATACATCGGTTTGATCGATGCGCCTATCGGAATCGCCGGGCTCGCACTGCAGAAGGCGGTCCAGGGCGTCGGCGCCGTAACCGTCGGCTCGGTGCAGATCGTCGGAAACCTCGTCACCGGGGTCGACAACCTCATCAAGAACGCGGTAACCACAGCCAACACGGTGATCGGTACCGCGGCCTCTGCGACCGGCAGTGATCTGGTCGCGGGCGTAATCACGGCGGTCCAGTCCATCGTGAGCGCACCGATCGTCGCGAGCCTCGACGGAATCTCCGGACTGACCAGTACAGCGGTCACGGCATTGGACACGACCGTGACTGCCGCGGCCAATGGCGCCTCATCGGTGATCGGGACCTGGCTCGGTAGCGGTACGTCGACCGGTGCCATCGCAGCTGCGCTCAACACGATCGCATCAGGTCCGCTTACACCGCAGAACTACGCCACTGCCTTGGCTGTTCTCGCCGGCGCCGGATTCACCACAACCGCGACCATCACGAACACGGCTCGGAGTCTGTTGTCCATGCCGGTGACAGCCGCTGCGTCGTTGACCACCACAGCTGCGGCCGTGTTCGGTGACCTTGCGAACGGGCTGGCGGGGGCCGGAAGCGGGATGATGCGCGCAGCGGGTCTGCCGTCGCTGGTCTACAACCTCCCCTACGCGGCCGCCGGAACCATCATCACCGCAGTCAATGTGGCCGCTGGTACGACCGCAACCGTGCTGCACAGTCTTGCCAGCGCAATCGACTTCGCCAATGCCGTCACCGGTGCCGCTGCGGTGCGGCCGGCAGCAGCGGCCACGCTTCCAGGGCCGAACGTACAGTCGGCCGCTGCGACTGAGACGGCCAACGAAGCTGGGACCGCCTCCGCCACTCGGGAGGCGAAAACCTCGACGACGCCGAAGACCGCTGATAAGAGCAGCACTGAGGGACCCCCCGCTGGAACTGCGACCTCGGTCCACGTGGCTGAACCCGCGAACAGCACCGATGCCGCCTCGACTCCGAAACCCGAGACCGCGACCAGCACTCCAAGCACCGGCACGGCTGAGCACACCGCTTCGGTCGCCGGCGAAACGGCGAAAACCGAAACCGGCTCCAGCGCTGTAACGGCGAAGTCCCCCAGCAAGACCGAAACCGGATCCAGCACGTCAAACACACGTTCGGCGGGCAAGGCTGAGACCGGGACCATCTCGACCACGAACACGGTGGGCAAGTCCGGAACCGAATCCGGCGCTTCAACCACTAGAGCGACGGGCAAGGCCGCATCGAACGGCAACCAGCATTCGACCGACAGTCAGTCGTCGACCGGTGGCCAGCATCGTGCTGCTGACGGCCCCAAACCGTCCGAGCACGGTTCGTCGGCGTCGGCGCATTCGGGCAACAGCTCGCACTAG
- a CDS encoding helix-turn-helix domain-containing protein — MTPDQTHRRVRRLLWSLLAFATTASVSGNITRAVSMHAGVSAIGPIVAAALAPVALLGLTHLLGLWSHIAARGMTYWAFLVAIVVLATAAFRLSFDALRELAVSYGYARFDAALFPLILDGLVAVCTLGLVALTRIEVGAVTQPMTHPAAEMHRGDALLHRADSTLTQTVPDTEPAATLRNRGETVMTKAATQISAADALLRHDGPSVTRPGQMVTQPGPAVTHPDAAPDASNSHARNGDARAAQSVTQPDAADAPGAPPRHDAATAVHLTQPVTQWPQRRDAPLRQAAAASSERAARERGVWPSDADTDPSLRTPRLVEVAHSEHAALADQLIGAGRTTAPAETVRAVLEHAASGASSRTIAEALGVSPSSVLRIVKAARELSPSGAA; from the coding sequence GTGACCCCCGATCAGACGCACCGCCGGGTACGGCGGCTCCTGTGGTCGTTGTTGGCGTTTGCCACCACGGCGAGCGTGTCAGGCAACATCACTCGCGCTGTGTCCATGCATGCCGGCGTCAGCGCCATCGGACCGATCGTCGCCGCCGCGCTCGCGCCCGTCGCGCTGCTGGGCCTGACCCACCTGCTGGGGCTGTGGTCGCACATCGCCGCGCGCGGGATGACCTATTGGGCGTTCCTGGTCGCGATCGTCGTCCTGGCCACCGCTGCGTTCCGCCTCAGCTTCGACGCGCTGCGCGAGCTTGCGGTCAGCTACGGCTACGCGCGCTTCGACGCGGCACTGTTCCCGCTGATCCTCGACGGGCTGGTTGCCGTGTGCACCCTCGGCTTGGTCGCCCTGACGCGCATCGAGGTCGGAGCCGTGACGCAACCGATGACGCACCCAGCCGCAGAGATGCATCGAGGTGACGCGCTGCTGCACCGCGCCGATTCCACCCTGACGCAGACGGTGCCGGACACAGAACCGGCCGCGACGTTACGGAATCGCGGCGAGACGGTCATGACGAAGGCAGCGACGCAGATCAGCGCTGCCGACGCACTTCTGCGCCACGATGGTCCATCTGTGACGCGGCCTGGGCAGATGGTGACGCAGCCTGGACCAGCAGTGACGCACCCTGACGCAGCCCCTGACGCAAGCAACAGCCATGCCCGCAACGGCGACGCACGGGCAGCGCAATCCGTGACTCAACCCGACGCAGCTGATGCGCCAGGTGCACCACCGCGTCACGATGCCGCCACCGCGGTGCACCTGACGCAGCCTGTGACGCAGTGGCCGCAGCGTCGCGACGCACCACTGCGTCAGGCTGCCGCCGCCAGTTCAGAGCGCGCCGCCCGGGAGCGAGGTGTTTGGCCCAGCGATGCCGACACCGATCCGTCGCTGCGGACTCCGCGGCTAGTTGAGGTCGCGCACTCCGAACACGCGGCGTTGGCCGATCAACTCATCGGTGCCGGCCGCACAACAGCTCCGGCCGAAACCGTGCGAGCAGTGCTCGAGCACGCGGCGTCGGGAGCGTCGAGTCGCACGATCGCCGAAGCCTTGGGCGTCTCCCCCAGTTCCGTACTCCGAATCGTGAAGGCAGCCCGAGAATTGAGTCCATCCGGAGCCGCCTGA
- a CDS encoding WGR domain-containing protein: protein MTATATAPHNALETVTLIQVNAAGNNNKFYELSKMPDGSTLARWGRIGASNAQTRTYPGHSSFDNKLDEKLRKGYSVFDGGRSTQTAVSSVSSSGQLPDLVGAGLFGARRSAAARGLVAHLVKANRHAIGAATGGRITVSDSGAVTTALGPVSAAQIGQARSALTTLRTGYDRWAVEKYLTLIPQQITNVRATDWVTRTWCREQDDLLDALESAITLAAASNDRAAAAIAFRHTMTEIDSSASEFTRIAAKFNDSRNAMHAANRLDLRRVWALVDADEPGWSKRKSALKHSRELWHGTSTGNVLSILRTGLICPSVGAGAFNITGRMFGDGVYFSDQSTKSLNYAIGSAPGQLGRSASTGNSMMFLADVVMGRECRSEATMGCAALVSRAHTGSDTKGRSYDSIFVRGGHCGVRNNEMIVWKADQIKLTYLCEFA from the coding sequence ATGACCGCCACTGCCACCGCGCCGCACAATGCACTCGAAACTGTCACCCTGATTCAGGTCAACGCGGCGGGAAACAACAACAAGTTCTACGAGCTGTCGAAAATGCCTGACGGTTCTACGCTCGCCCGCTGGGGTCGCATCGGTGCCTCGAACGCGCAGACTCGGACCTACCCGGGACATAGCAGCTTCGACAACAAATTGGACGAGAAGTTGCGTAAGGGGTACTCGGTGTTCGACGGGGGCCGGTCGACGCAGACCGCTGTCAGCTCCGTGTCATCGTCGGGTCAGCTGCCGGATTTGGTGGGCGCCGGCCTGTTTGGAGCAAGGCGCTCCGCTGCTGCCCGCGGGCTGGTTGCGCACCTGGTGAAGGCCAACCGGCATGCCATCGGCGCTGCGACCGGCGGTCGCATCACCGTCTCCGATTCCGGTGCTGTTACTACGGCGTTGGGGCCCGTCTCCGCGGCACAGATCGGCCAGGCGCGCTCCGCGCTCACTACCCTGCGCACCGGCTACGACCGGTGGGCTGTTGAAAAGTACCTGACGCTGATCCCTCAGCAGATCACCAACGTTCGCGCCACTGACTGGGTTACGCGAACGTGGTGCCGCGAGCAGGACGACCTGCTCGACGCGCTTGAATCAGCGATTACGTTGGCCGCCGCCAGCAATGACCGCGCCGCCGCGGCGATCGCGTTCCGTCACACCATGACCGAGATTGATTCATCGGCGTCCGAGTTCACGCGCATCGCCGCGAAGTTCAACGACTCGCGCAACGCGATGCACGCCGCCAATCGGTTGGACCTGCGCCGGGTGTGGGCGCTTGTAGACGCTGACGAACCCGGTTGGAGTAAGCGCAAATCGGCGCTCAAGCACAGTCGCGAGCTGTGGCACGGAACGTCCACCGGCAACGTGCTGTCGATCCTGCGCACCGGCCTCATCTGCCCGTCAGTAGGTGCTGGGGCATTCAACATCACCGGTCGCATGTTTGGTGACGGCGTCTACTTTTCCGATCAGTCCACCAAGAGCCTCAACTATGCAATCGGCAGTGCGCCTGGGCAGTTGGGCCGCAGCGCGAGTACAGGCAACTCGATGATGTTCCTGGCCGATGTGGTGATGGGTCGGGAGTGCCGTTCGGAGGCGACGATGGGCTGCGCGGCTCTTGTGAGTCGCGCGCACACGGGTTCCGACACTAAGGGCAGGTCCTACGACTCGATTTTCGTTCGCGGCGGTCACTGCGGCGTCCGCAACAACGAAATGATTGTGTGGAAGGCAGATCAGATCAAGCTCACGTACCTGTGTGAATTCGCGTGA
- a CDS encoding chymotrypsin family serine protease yields the protein MATTTVALLGAGAPTAHASGSLSAGMEINIGKHRCSLGFFGFNANHDRLAVSAGHCADDVDQTVYSSNGTEIGTVVSHKPDSDSLDGIRPRGYTLILIYREFSIEPFFTGIADAHTGDSVTKFGARSGKTTGRITKTHYTNGNDPTNETLFADVVTLPGDSGCPWYSSGPTLVGISASGHYDSGGGDDQGSQAQPIWSVIHLIRQESPKWGPDFKVWTES from the coding sequence ATGGCAACAACCACGGTTGCGCTTCTGGGCGCCGGAGCGCCGACAGCGCACGCTTCCGGCTCGCTCAGCGCAGGCATGGAAATCAACATCGGAAAACACCGCTGCTCCCTCGGGTTCTTCGGGTTCAACGCCAACCACGACCGCTTGGCGGTCAGCGCCGGCCACTGCGCCGACGACGTCGACCAGACGGTCTACTCCAGCAATGGCACTGAAATCGGCACCGTGGTGTCGCACAAACCGGACAGCGACTCGCTCGACGGCATACGACCCCGGGGATACACGCTCATCCTGATCTACCGCGAGTTCTCGATCGAGCCGTTCTTCACCGGCATCGCCGACGCACATACCGGGGACTCGGTGACCAAGTTCGGCGCCCGGTCAGGGAAAACAACCGGCCGCATCACCAAGACGCACTACACCAATGGGAACGACCCGACCAACGAAACCCTGTTCGCCGATGTCGTCACCCTGCCGGGCGACTCGGGCTGCCCCTGGTACAGCAGCGGGCCGACTTTGGTCGGCATTTCGGCCAGTGGCCACTACGACAGCGGCGGTGGTGACGACCAGGGCAGCCAAGCCCAGCCGATCTGGTCGGTGATCCACCTGATCCGCCAAGAGTCTCCAAAATGGGGGCCGGACTTCAAGGTGTGGACCGAGAGTTAG